Proteins encoded by one window of Streptomyces sp. LX-29:
- a CDS encoding class I SAM-dependent DNA methyltransferase: MSITETTSTVPAKAVAQTNSLVAKLWNYCNVLRDNGLSTIEYVEQLSYLLFLKMADELAADPFAQEATAPVVPSGLDWQSLVSKRGEELEAHYRLLLTELGKHPGTTLGTVFAKAQNRITEPALLEKLVVELIGKTDWVLEGTDLKGDAYEGLLAKGAEDTKTGAGQYFTPRPLIDAMVQVMQPGPKDTITDPACGTAGFLIAAHSYIREHHLKGLSRDQRLALGQGTIWGNELVPGTARLAAMNMLLHGIGEAGGESLITTGDALADAPSRRASLVLANPPFGKKSAITVVGTDGKTDREDITYDRSDFRATTTNKQLNFLQHIMSLLEMDGRAAVVLPDNVLFEGGAGEKIRRRLLQEFNLHTILRLPTGIFYAGGVKANVLFFEKKAPRADDVPNTSEVWVYDFRTGMHFTLKKRPLHLADLADFIEAYKADDRSARKETEDGRFKRFTYEELIARDKVNLDITWLKDPALDDADSLLPPEVIAQEIVEDLQAALAEFEAIAEALGGEVKPDVAAEEVIAEA; the protein is encoded by the coding sequence ATGAGCATTACTGAGACCACCTCGACCGTCCCTGCCAAGGCTGTCGCACAAACGAACTCACTCGTCGCCAAGCTGTGGAATTACTGCAACGTCTTGCGCGACAACGGTCTGTCGACCATCGAGTACGTTGAGCAGCTCTCTTATCTCCTCTTTCTCAAGATGGCGGATGAGCTAGCTGCTGACCCGTTTGCTCAGGAGGCCACGGCTCCCGTCGTTCCGTCCGGACTGGACTGGCAGTCGCTTGTCTCGAAGCGTGGCGAGGAGCTGGAGGCGCACTATCGCCTGTTGCTCACCGAGCTCGGCAAGCATCCCGGCACCACTCTGGGAACGGTCTTCGCCAAAGCACAGAACCGGATCACCGAGCCCGCCCTGCTTGAGAAACTGGTTGTCGAGCTGATTGGCAAGACCGACTGGGTCTTGGAGGGTACCGACCTCAAGGGAGACGCCTACGAGGGACTGCTCGCCAAGGGGGCCGAGGACACGAAGACGGGTGCTGGCCAATACTTCACGCCGCGCCCCCTGATCGACGCCATGGTGCAGGTGATGCAGCCCGGCCCCAAGGACACCATCACCGACCCGGCCTGCGGGACCGCTGGCTTCCTGATCGCGGCGCACAGTTACATCCGCGAGCACCACCTCAAGGGGCTTTCCCGAGACCAGCGACTGGCGCTTGGGCAGGGGACGATTTGGGGCAATGAGCTCGTACCTGGCACGGCCCGTCTTGCCGCGATGAACATGCTGCTGCACGGCATCGGAGAGGCTGGCGGTGAGTCCCTCATTACCACGGGTGATGCGCTCGCCGACGCGCCCTCCCGGCGTGCTTCGCTTGTTCTCGCCAATCCGCCGTTCGGCAAGAAATCGGCGATCACCGTGGTCGGCACAGACGGCAAGACCGACCGAGAAGACATCACCTACGACCGGTCTGATTTTCGCGCGACGACCACCAACAAGCAGCTGAACTTCCTGCAGCACATCATGTCGCTGCTGGAGATGGACGGCCGCGCGGCGGTCGTCCTTCCCGACAACGTGCTGTTTGAAGGTGGGGCTGGCGAGAAGATCCGACGGCGGCTGCTCCAGGAGTTCAACCTCCACACGATCCTGCGCCTGCCCACGGGCATCTTCTACGCCGGCGGCGTCAAGGCGAACGTCCTGTTCTTCGAGAAGAAGGCCCCGCGGGCCGACGACGTACCCAACACGTCCGAGGTCTGGGTGTACGACTTCCGGACCGGGATGCACTTCACCCTCAAGAAGCGTCCCCTGCACCTCGCCGACCTGGCCGACTTTATTGAGGCGTACAAGGCGGACGACCGCTCGGCGCGTAAGGAGACCGAGGACGGCCGCTTCAAGCGGTTCACGTACGAGGAGCTCATTGCCCGCGACAAGGTCAACCTCGACATCACCTGGCTGAAGGACCCGGCGCTCGATGACGCTGACAGCCTGCTTCCTCCCGAGGTCATCGCCCAGGAGATCGTGGAGGACCTCCAGGCCGCCCTCGCCGAGTTTGAGGCTATCGCCGAGGCACTGGGCGGCGAGGTCAAGCCGGACGTCGCAGCCGAGGAAGTCATCGCGGAAGCGTAG
- a CDS encoding GNAT family N-acyltransferase has translation MFSTSTVPAVSTDPRAASVPASRAANATDSAPRGGSSYVTSIAHTDAQIHAAQRLRYQVFGLEKGARLEPTADGRDVDAFDADMDHLIVTETTTGEVVGTYRLLPPGRSARLYSETEFDLRGLPTDVRSSMVEAGRACVHPDHRSGAVINLMWAGLARYVLLSGHRYLAGCASVPLADGGQAAANAWLLGTTKHAAPPELRVQPLDPWIPGRPLEAEAGYGTLPPLLRGYLRVGAWMCGPPQHERDFGDADFFVMLDTERMNDRYRRYFLGDGK, from the coding sequence ATGTTCTCGACGTCCACAGTTCCGGCAGTCTCCACCGATCCTCGTGCGGCCTCCGTGCCCGCCTCCCGCGCGGCGAACGCCACCGACTCCGCGCCGCGCGGCGGGAGTTCGTACGTCACGTCCATCGCCCACACCGACGCACAGATCCACGCCGCCCAGCGGCTGCGCTACCAGGTCTTCGGGCTGGAGAAGGGGGCGCGGCTGGAGCCGACCGCCGACGGGCGGGACGTGGACGCCTTCGACGCCGACATGGACCACCTCATCGTCACGGAGACGACGACCGGCGAGGTGGTCGGCACCTACCGGCTGCTGCCGCCGGGGCGCAGCGCGAGGCTTTACTCGGAGACGGAGTTCGACCTGCGCGGGCTCCCGACGGACGTCCGCTCGTCCATGGTCGAGGCGGGGCGCGCCTGTGTGCACCCCGACCACCGGTCGGGGGCCGTGATCAACCTGATGTGGGCCGGACTCGCCCGCTACGTCCTGCTCTCCGGCCACCGCTACCTGGCGGGCTGCGCCTCGGTGCCGCTGGCCGACGGCGGACAGGCCGCTGCCAACGCTTGGCTGCTCGGCACCACCAAGCACGCCGCCCCGCCCGAGCTGCGGGTGCAGCCGCTTGATCCCTGGATACCCGGGCGGCCGCTGGAGGCCGAGGCGGGCTACGGCACGCTGCCGCCGCTGCTGCGCGGCTACCTCCGGGTGGGCGCCTGGATGTGCGGACCGCCGCAGCACGAACGGGACTTCGGCGACGCCGACTTCTTCGTCATGCTGGACACCGAGCGGATGAACGACCGCTACCGGCGCTACTTCCTCGGCGACGGGAAGTGA
- the aspS gene encoding aspartate--tRNA(Asn) ligase: MIHPTTRVLVADLREHIGQTVSISGWVNTLRLQRKMQFVLVRDHTGMAQVTHKRGGEGGELEEQLEHLTAESAVRIVGRVVDNPVVKLGGLEIVPESVEVLNRAETPLPIDEQTGLEQRLDWRFLDVRRRPTAQLLFAVQTTLEQGMREYAYAEGCTEMHTPKLMGTASESGAEVFKLGYFDRSAYLAQSPQFYKQMAIAAGIDRVFEIGPVFRAEPSFTSRHATEFTGVDVELAWISDVEDVMVFEEQMLTHAIAKVAEAHGKAIQEHFGVEVVVPRTPFPRVTMAEAQEVLRAKGWDPEGVKEDLDPEGERGIAAHMKEQTGHEFVFVTHYPTSIRPFYHMRPADQPDVTLSFDLLWRGLEITTGAQREHRYDVLLKQAAEKGMSTEPMRDYLNAFRYGCPPHGGLGMGLGRVLMVMLGLESIREATFLFRGPNRLTP, translated from the coding sequence ATGATCCACCCGACTACCCGCGTACTGGTCGCTGACCTGCGAGAACATATCGGCCAGACCGTTTCGATCTCAGGCTGGGTGAACACTCTCCGCCTGCAGCGCAAGATGCAGTTCGTCCTCGTGCGGGACCACACCGGCATGGCCCAGGTGACGCACAAGCGCGGCGGAGAAGGCGGCGAGCTGGAGGAACAGCTTGAGCACCTCACCGCCGAGTCCGCCGTACGGATTGTCGGCCGGGTAGTCGACAACCCGGTGGTCAAGCTCGGCGGTCTGGAGATCGTCCCGGAGTCGGTCGAGGTCCTGAACCGGGCCGAGACCCCGCTGCCGATCGACGAGCAGACAGGGCTGGAGCAGCGCCTCGACTGGCGCTTCCTGGATGTGCGCAGGCGGCCCACCGCCCAGCTGCTGTTCGCGGTGCAGACCACGCTGGAGCAGGGGATGCGCGAGTACGCGTATGCCGAGGGCTGCACCGAGATGCACACGCCGAAGCTCATGGGCACTGCTTCGGAGTCCGGTGCCGAGGTCTTCAAGCTCGGATACTTCGACCGCTCCGCCTACCTGGCCCAGTCGCCGCAGTTCTACAAGCAGATGGCGATCGCCGCCGGCATCGACCGGGTCTTCGAGATCGGGCCGGTCTTTCGTGCCGAACCCTCGTTTACCTCGCGGCACGCCACCGAGTTCACCGGTGTCGACGTGGAGCTGGCATGGATCTCCGACGTCGAAGACGTAATGGTCTTCGAGGAGCAGATGCTCACGCACGCCATCGCGAAGGTCGCCGAGGCACACGGGAAGGCGATCCAGGAGCACTTCGGGGTGGAGGTGGTGGTGCCGCGGACGCCGTTCCCGCGCGTCACCATGGCTGAGGCGCAGGAGGTCCTGCGGGCCAAGGGCTGGGACCCGGAAGGTGTCAAGGAGGACCTCGACCCGGAGGGTGAGCGGGGCATCGCCGCGCACATGAAGGAGCAGACCGGGCACGAGTTCGTGTTCGTGACCCACTACCCGACGAGCATTCGGCCCTTCTACCACATGCGGCCCGCGGACCAGCCGGACGTGACCCTCAGCTTCGACCTGCTGTGGCGGGGGCTGGAGATCACTACCGGCGCCCAGCGCGAGCACCGGTACGACGTGCTGCTCAAGCAGGCCGCGGAGAAGGGCATGAGTACCGAGCCGATGCGGGACTATCTGAACGCGTTCCGCTACGGGTGTCCGCCGCACGGTGGGCTGGGCATGGGGCTCGGGCGTGTGCTGATGGTGATGCTTGGCCTGGAGTCGATCCGTGAGGCCACGTTCCTGTTCCGCGGCCCGAACCGGCTCACACCGTAG
- a CDS encoding radical SAM protein produces MAASRLLWGKYVQYDREGESVLLDPVELDSVYLNRGEVADLSAVPPTATHDALSELGFTPDGPIVDRREALRHRLRDLDLDPTPRRISGLRVVLTDRCNMACSYCFVDTNTGKPDMTQEELAEGLAYLFEQNAGQEEVSIQWFGGEPTIRFDLMRYGDELADHLASRHRVKRIRRTVVTNGARLTDEMLDHFLRYQYGIGISIDGPPAVNSANRKLLGGQPADDRIRTNVRRLLEADGLYVGCNLTPTAANIGRLGETVSWIIDELGLKFIYANTPIPSRGRWLVKGRDLARELYEARLVALSKGGMLFSVLDRAFQALDTRRPMLFDHMQGDRSLNAALLPGHRVSLCDINFTEPSFIHTLNELRYHPELLSTIAKKVAPYAACADCPAIAICGGPSRNEQALVGAEAPDPEMCAFYTSTVEIAAWDSTGVQ; encoded by the coding sequence CTCCTCGACCCGGTCGAGCTGGACAGCGTGTACCTCAACCGCGGAGAGGTCGCCGACCTCTCCGCGGTTCCCCCGACCGCGACCCACGACGCTCTCTCCGAGCTTGGCTTCACGCCGGACGGCCCGATCGTTGACCGGCGTGAAGCACTCCGCCACCGACTCCGAGACCTCGACCTCGACCCGACACCGCGCCGGATCAGCGGCCTCCGTGTGGTGCTTACCGACCGGTGCAACATGGCCTGCTCGTACTGCTTCGTCGACACCAACACGGGCAAGCCGGACATGACGCAGGAGGAGCTCGCCGAGGGGCTGGCCTACCTCTTCGAGCAGAACGCCGGCCAGGAGGAAGTCTCCATCCAGTGGTTCGGCGGCGAGCCGACCATCCGCTTCGACCTCATGCGCTACGGCGACGAACTCGCCGACCACCTGGCCTCCCGGCACCGAGTGAAGCGCATCCGACGCACCGTCGTCACCAACGGCGCCCGTCTGACAGACGAGATGCTGGACCATTTCCTGCGCTATCAGTACGGGATCGGCATCTCCATCGACGGCCCTCCAGCGGTCAACTCCGCCAACCGCAAGCTCCTCGGCGGTCAGCCGGCCGACGACCGCATCCGGACCAATGTGCGCCGTCTGCTGGAGGCCGATGGCCTCTACGTCGGGTGCAACCTCACGCCTACCGCCGCCAACATCGGGCGTCTCGGCGAAACCGTGTCGTGGATCATCGACGAGCTGGGGCTCAAGTTCATCTACGCCAACACGCCCATCCCCTCGCGCGGACGCTGGCTGGTGAAGGGAAGGGACCTGGCCCGAGAGCTCTACGAAGCCCGGCTCGTCGCCCTGAGCAAGGGCGGCATGCTCTTCTCCGTACTCGACCGCGCCTTCCAGGCCCTGGACACGCGCCGCCCCATGCTCTTCGACCACATGCAGGGCGACCGCAGCCTCAACGCGGCCCTCCTGCCAGGTCATCGGGTCAGCCTTTGCGACATCAACTTCACCGAACCCAGCTTCATCCACACGCTCAACGAACTGCGCTACCACCCCGAACTGCTGAGCACGATTGCGAAGAAGGTCGCGCCGTACGCCGCATGTGCGGACTGCCCCGCGATCGCCATCTGCGGTGGCCCGTCCCGGAACGAGCAGGCCCTGGTCGGCGCGGAGGCACCCGATCCGGAGATGTGCGCCTTCTACACCAGCACAGTCGAGATTGCCGCTTGGGACAGCACGGGGGTGCAGTGA
- a CDS encoding radical SAM protein has protein sequence MSTETVPERATPTHPPFRTALISTAGHCAVACGFCFRTDRAHGFLDIATFTRALSRLKEIGVEGVCLTGGEPTHHPELRQLVRLAHQFGMPVSVVTSARTSAEVTRLAEVSHLLTNVTVSADSAGAMRLGRTTRSVASGVSVLAEIETPVRVLHLTYWQVMAEECREIHQLLSDKDINIQLSPVTFDEKARTREALSLDAYVRQHRADADLLGRYIRLSPRFQEHLVALRAMQLYPERQHPCRSAALYVSSGGELRRCPYSRSGVPVHAPRSDVASFLARGTQDWTTPDCAAICRADT, from the coding sequence GTGAGTACTGAAACCGTGCCCGAGCGTGCTACACCGACGCACCCTCCCTTCCGCACGGCGCTTATCAGTACGGCCGGGCACTGCGCGGTCGCGTGCGGCTTCTGCTTTCGCACCGACCGCGCCCACGGGTTCCTCGACATCGCGACCTTTACTCGGGCACTCTCCCGGCTCAAGGAGATCGGCGTCGAGGGCGTATGCCTGACCGGCGGCGAGCCCACGCACCACCCCGAGCTGCGCCAGCTCGTCCGGCTCGCCCACCAGTTCGGCATGCCCGTGTCGGTGGTGACCTCGGCCCGCACCTCGGCCGAGGTCACCCGCCTGGCGGAGGTCTCGCACCTGCTGACAAACGTCACTGTCTCCGCAGACTCTGCTGGGGCGATGCGACTGGGGCGCACGACGCGGTCGGTGGCATCCGGGGTCTCGGTCCTGGCGGAGATCGAGACCCCGGTTAGGGTGCTTCACCTCACGTACTGGCAGGTCATGGCCGAAGAGTGCCGTGAGATCCACCAGCTGCTGAGCGATAAGGACATCAACATCCAGCTCAGCCCCGTGACCTTCGACGAGAAGGCCCGCACCCGCGAAGCACTGTCGCTCGACGCCTACGTCCGGCAGCACAGGGCCGATGCCGACCTCCTCGGCCGCTACATCCGGCTCAGCCCGCGGTTCCAAGAGCACCTCGTCGCTCTGCGTGCCATGCAGCTTTACCCGGAACGGCAGCACCCATGCCGCTCCGCCGCCCTCTACGTCTCATCCGGCGGCGAGCTACGACGGTGCCCGTACAGCCGGTCCGGAGTCCCCGTTCACGCACCCCGCTCCGACGTCGCCAGCTTCCTCGCCCGCGGCACGCAGGACTGGACCACGCCGGACTGCGCAGCCATCTGCCGTGCCGACACCTGA
- a CDS encoding DEAD/DEAH box helicase family protein translates to MDARLQKLAKSSPNFGILYPLKPLLSLYGAQAEATVFTNPNSSLVQAGQFGEVLAEELITRIGMRVEGNRQIDRLTALTRAGVLVPETRRDFDQLRVDRNKAAHAHLFDTARALDAVRVCYKLGLWFHDAISGRRTVAEFVPPTDPQAIDRISDPGEVAELNEALDGHRQALTEARTRLTESASELEAERKARAEAERLIASASANNTELLAQIEQLAAQVAEMRVAQTAAYEEARQAPRKVDPAARDAIIHRAQRRAPLNEIEARKEIDKLLRAAGWVVQDRSEVNPMAGRGVAVREFTLATGRADYVLYVDGQIAGVIEAKREGTHLASAVAQNDRYAGGVLKEHRPAVWREDEPFAFRYATTGTETYFINRLDPEARSREVFAFHKPETIADWMRRAEEHPATPTFRDALRSIPELHRNGLRPAQIEAIKGLESSLALGKPRALIQMATGAGKTYTAVSQTYRLLKHARARRVLFLVDRNNLGKQALDEFRKFTTPDDGRKFSDIYNVERLGAAGLQDSSSVVICTIQKMYRLLTGEQLVDDDPVDEANDDTAYEESYAADKPIEVGYNPAVPIESFDLIIVDECHRSIYGLWRAVLEYFDAHLVGLTATPTLQTLGFFGRNLVSEYTYPQAVADGVNVDFDVIRIHTDLRENGGATIEEGTTVKIRDRKTRYQRYEQLADDFTYTTRQIGRSVVAVDEIRAVLTAYRDNWQRWFPGRKEVPKTLIFAVGEDHAEDVLAQAKEVFGRGDEFAKKITYKSRKAGEDPDELIRALRTSPRLRIAVTVDMIATGTDVKALECVIFLREVRSAVLFEQMKGRGARTIDATELLEVTPGGDARVRKERFVLVDAVGVTDSPLVDARPLVPAGERQVSLAKLLDKAGTKSITAAEAEILAGRLARLNQQLNDGERDQITKAAGGLTLSNIASKIVQAADPDRQDRAMAEGGEKAAHALIVSAVAPLTASPDLRRLIIEIRRDKDYVMDETTAVAVTNVHAIPREERAREQVNRWSRLLKDERDKIAAISIALSSPRSVAPTEAYAALKELADKIRRPDFAWTPQVLWTYYEDLGRASEQPGKEAGVPDLISLIRYELGVDSELKPYRETVEERFEGWLLRQRQAGVEFTEDQMWWLEAIRDVVASDVGIAPPDFRAEPFVSRGGGRGLALAFPGRNPHDFLNELNRELA, encoded by the coding sequence ATGGACGCGCGACTGCAGAAACTGGCGAAGTCGTCCCCGAACTTCGGCATCCTCTACCCGCTGAAGCCCCTGCTGTCGCTCTACGGTGCCCAGGCCGAGGCAACGGTCTTCACGAATCCGAACTCCTCGCTCGTCCAGGCGGGCCAGTTCGGTGAGGTCCTCGCAGAGGAGCTGATCACCCGGATCGGCATGCGGGTTGAGGGCAACCGACAGATCGACCGGCTGACCGCCCTGACTCGGGCCGGCGTCCTGGTCCCCGAGACGCGCCGGGATTTCGATCAGCTGCGGGTGGATCGCAACAAAGCCGCTCATGCTCATCTGTTCGACACGGCACGAGCGCTGGATGCCGTACGGGTCTGCTACAAGCTCGGCCTGTGGTTCCACGACGCGATCTCCGGGCGCCGCACGGTGGCGGAGTTCGTGCCACCGACGGACCCGCAAGCGATCGACCGCATCTCGGATCCGGGCGAGGTCGCGGAGCTGAACGAGGCCCTGGACGGCCACCGTCAGGCACTGACCGAGGCGCGCACGCGCCTCACCGAGTCCGCGAGCGAGCTGGAGGCCGAGCGGAAGGCACGGGCTGAGGCGGAACGCCTCATCGCCAGTGCCAGCGCGAACAACACGGAGCTCCTGGCCCAGATTGAGCAGTTGGCAGCGCAGGTCGCCGAGATGCGCGTTGCTCAGACGGCCGCATATGAAGAGGCCCGTCAGGCCCCGCGCAAGGTCGATCCGGCGGCCCGCGACGCGATCATCCATCGTGCACAGCGGCGGGCTCCGCTGAACGAGATCGAAGCCCGCAAGGAGATCGACAAGCTCCTGCGCGCCGCCGGCTGGGTGGTGCAGGACCGCAGCGAGGTCAATCCGATGGCCGGTCGTGGTGTGGCCGTGCGTGAGTTCACGCTCGCCACGGGACGGGCCGATTACGTCCTGTACGTGGACGGACAGATTGCCGGCGTTATCGAGGCCAAGCGTGAGGGCACGCATCTGGCCAGCGCGGTCGCGCAGAACGACCGCTACGCGGGCGGAGTGCTCAAGGAGCACCGGCCCGCCGTGTGGCGCGAGGACGAGCCGTTCGCCTTCCGATACGCGACCACGGGTACCGAGACGTACTTCATCAACCGCTTGGACCCCGAGGCGCGCTCCCGTGAGGTGTTCGCCTTCCACAAGCCGGAGACCATCGCCGACTGGATGCGGCGTGCCGAGGAGCACCCGGCGACGCCGACCTTCCGCGATGCCCTGCGCAGCATTCCGGAGCTGCACCGCAACGGCTTGCGTCCGGCACAGATCGAGGCGATCAAGGGCCTGGAGAGCTCGCTCGCCCTGGGCAAGCCACGTGCTCTGATTCAGATGGCGACCGGCGCGGGCAAGACCTACACCGCCGTTTCCCAGACGTACCGGCTGCTCAAGCACGCCCGAGCCCGTCGCGTGCTGTTTCTGGTGGACCGAAACAACCTCGGTAAGCAGGCGCTGGACGAGTTCCGGAAGTTCACGACCCCGGACGACGGCCGCAAGTTCTCCGACATCTACAACGTCGAGCGCCTGGGCGCCGCAGGACTGCAGGACAGCAGCTCGGTGGTGATCTGCACGATCCAGAAGATGTACCGCCTGCTGACTGGCGAGCAGCTCGTCGACGACGACCCGGTCGACGAGGCGAACGACGACACGGCGTACGAAGAGTCCTACGCCGCAGATAAGCCCATCGAGGTGGGCTACAACCCCGCCGTGCCGATCGAGTCCTTCGACCTGATCATCGTGGACGAGTGCCACCGCTCCATCTATGGCTTGTGGCGCGCGGTGCTGGAGTACTTCGACGCCCACCTCGTCGGGCTGACAGCCACTCCGACTCTGCAGACCCTCGGCTTCTTCGGCCGGAACCTGGTCTCCGAGTACACCTATCCCCAGGCTGTAGCCGATGGCGTCAACGTCGACTTCGACGTCATCCGCATCCACACAGATTTGCGGGAGAACGGCGGCGCGACCATAGAAGAGGGCACGACGGTCAAGATCCGTGACCGGAAGACCCGCTACCAGCGCTATGAGCAGCTCGCGGACGACTTCACCTACACCACCCGTCAGATCGGACGCTCGGTGGTGGCCGTCGACGAGATCCGAGCCGTTCTCACCGCCTATCGGGACAACTGGCAGCGGTGGTTCCCCGGCCGCAAGGAAGTCCCTAAGACGCTGATCTTCGCGGTTGGTGAGGACCACGCCGAGGACGTTCTTGCTCAGGCCAAGGAGGTCTTCGGGCGGGGGGACGAGTTCGCCAAAAAGATCACGTACAAGAGCCGCAAGGCCGGCGAGGACCCTGACGAGCTGATTCGTGCCCTGCGGACGTCCCCCCGCCTGCGGATTGCCGTGACCGTCGACATGATCGCGACTGGCACGGACGTCAAGGCGCTGGAGTGCGTGATCTTCCTGCGGGAAGTGCGCAGCGCGGTCCTCTTCGAGCAGATGAAGGGACGTGGCGCCCGCACCATCGACGCCACCGAGCTGCTTGAGGTGACTCCGGGCGGAGACGCGCGGGTGCGCAAGGAACGCTTCGTCCTCGTGGACGCAGTCGGCGTTACCGACTCCCCGCTTGTGGATGCACGACCGCTCGTTCCGGCCGGGGAGCGCCAGGTCTCCTTGGCCAAGCTCCTCGACAAGGCTGGCACCAAGTCGATCACCGCCGCGGAGGCGGAGATCCTTGCCGGGCGCCTCGCCCGCCTGAACCAGCAGCTCAACGATGGCGAGCGCGATCAGATCACCAAGGCGGCAGGTGGCCTCACCCTCTCGAATATCGCGAGCAAGATCGTCCAGGCCGCCGACCCCGACAGGCAGGACCGGGCCATGGCAGAGGGCGGCGAGAAGGCAGCTCACGCACTGATCGTTTCTGCCGTCGCCCCGCTCACCGCCAGCCCCGACCTGCGCCGGCTGATCATCGAGATCCGCCGGGATAAGGACTACGTGATGGATGAGACCACTGCGGTCGCCGTCACCAACGTTCACGCGATTCCCCGCGAGGAGCGGGCACGCGAGCAGGTCAACCGTTGGAGTCGCTTGCTCAAGGACGAACGCGACAAGATCGCCGCGATCTCCATTGCGCTCTCCAGCCCCCGCTCGGTCGCTCCGACAGAGGCGTATGCGGCGCTCAAGGAGCTGGCCGACAAGATCCGACGCCCTGATTTCGCCTGGACCCCGCAGGTCCTGTGGACGTACTACGAGGACCTGGGCCGCGCCAGCGAGCAGCCGGGTAAAGAGGCCGGCGTGCCCGACCTCATCTCGCTCATCCGGTACGAGCTCGGCGTAGATTCGGAGCTGAAGCCGTACCGTGAGACGGTAGAGGAGCGCTTCGAAGGCTGGCTGCTTCGGCAGCGGCAGGCCGGTGTGGAGTTCACGGAGGACCAGATGTGGTGGCTTGAAGCCATCCGCGACGTCGTCGCCAGCGACGTGGGCATCGCCCCGCCGGACTTCCGAGCCGAACCGTTCGTCAGCCGCGGCGGCGGCAGGGGTCTGGCGTTGGCCTTTCCGGGGCGCAACCCCCACGACTTCCTGAATGAGTTGAATCGAGAACTGGCTTGA
- a CDS encoding restriction endonuclease subunit S — MELPSGWVLAQLEEVAEIAGGIQKQQKRRPVDNVYPFLRVANVGRGWLDLEDVHLIELFDGEIDRFRLQVGDLLVVEGNGSPSQIGRAAMWRGGIDDAVHQNHLIRVRPGPAVDPNFLELAWNSPFVSSQLREVAQTTSGLYTLSTAKVKRVRIALPSLPEQHRIVEALDDHLSRIDAAVRELKAAHRKVSAFRRAVLLSLVPERSPKSWEVTTVGEAGSIDLGRQRHPDWHHGPEMHPYLRVANVFEDRIDTTDVMEMDFTGVFERYKLEPGDVLLNEGQSPHLVGRPALYRGQPANVAFTNSLLRFRARPDVLPEWALMVFRRHLHARRFMREVRITTNIAHLSSKRLKAVEFPIPPLEEQKRLVQRCEELLTDADALERGLEQGLCRAQSLRKALLSRAFTGALVPQDATDEPASALLDRIRAERASSGKPTRAIRARRPRKTAGAELKPAPAPSNVSTLHTAIQQEFEL, encoded by the coding sequence GTGGAACTTCCATCGGGTTGGGTTTTGGCCCAGCTTGAGGAAGTCGCTGAAATTGCTGGCGGGATTCAGAAGCAGCAAAAGCGCCGCCCAGTGGATAACGTCTACCCATTCCTTCGTGTTGCCAACGTCGGGCGGGGCTGGCTTGACCTTGAAGACGTGCATCTGATCGAGCTTTTCGATGGCGAGATCGATCGATTCCGCCTCCAAGTTGGCGACTTGCTCGTGGTCGAAGGGAATGGCAGCCCTAGTCAGATCGGCAGGGCGGCTATGTGGCGTGGTGGAATCGATGATGCGGTTCACCAGAATCACTTGATTCGAGTGCGGCCGGGCCCTGCGGTTGATCCCAATTTTCTCGAACTTGCCTGGAACTCTCCGTTTGTCTCCAGCCAATTGCGAGAAGTCGCTCAAACCACTAGCGGGCTCTACACTCTCAGTACGGCCAAGGTTAAGCGCGTTCGAATTGCGCTCCCTTCGCTTCCTGAGCAGCACCGAATTGTTGAGGCTCTCGACGATCATCTTTCTCGCATCGACGCGGCCGTGAGAGAGCTAAAGGCTGCTCATCGAAAGGTCTCCGCGTTCCGCAGGGCCGTTCTCCTTTCCCTGGTGCCTGAGCGTAGTCCCAAGTCTTGGGAGGTTACGACGGTTGGCGAGGCCGGCTCCATCGACCTTGGCCGACAGCGACACCCGGATTGGCATCACGGTCCGGAGATGCACCCCTACCTGCGGGTCGCTAACGTCTTCGAAGATCGGATCGATACGACCGATGTTATGGAGATGGACTTTACTGGCGTGTTCGAGCGGTACAAACTCGAACCAGGGGACGTCTTGCTCAATGAAGGGCAGAGTCCGCATTTGGTCGGCCGCCCTGCGCTATATCGAGGTCAGCCAGCCAACGTGGCCTTTACGAATAGTTTGCTGCGTTTTCGGGCCCGTCCAGACGTGTTGCCGGAATGGGCGCTGATGGTCTTCCGGCGGCATCTGCACGCTCGTCGGTTTATGCGTGAGGTTCGAATCACAACGAACATCGCCCATCTTTCGTCTAAGCGCTTGAAGGCTGTCGAGTTCCCGATTCCGCCGCTGGAAGAGCAGAAGCGGCTTGTTCAACGCTGCGAAGAACTACTCACAGATGCAGACGCGTTGGAGCGGGGGTTGGAGCAGGGCCTCTGTCGCGCCCAGAGCCTTCGCAAGGCGCTACTCAGCCGCGCTTTCACCGGCGCTCTCGTGCCGCAGGATGCTACGGACGAACCCGCCAGCGCCCTTCTCGATCGGATTCGGGCTGAACGTGCCTCGTCGGGCAAGCCGACGAGGGCTATTCGCGCTCGTCGGCCGCGCAAGACGGCAGGCGCAGAGCTTAAACCAGCCCCGGCACCCTCGAATGTCTCTACCCTCCACACCGCGATTCAGCAGGAGTTCGAGCTCTGA